One window of Catharus ustulatus isolate bCatUst1 chromosome 3, bCatUst1.pri.v2, whole genome shotgun sequence genomic DNA carries:
- the GTF2H5 gene encoding general transcription factor IIH subunit 5, with protein MVNVLKGVLVECDPAMKQFLLYLDESNALGKKFIIQDLDETHVFVLAELVNFLQERVGELMDQNSFPITQK; from the exons ATGGTGAATGTTCTGAAAGGTGTTCTGGTGGAGTG TGACCCAGCAATGAAGCAGTTTCTGCTCTACTTGGATGAGTCAAATGCTTTGGGAAAGAAGTTCATCATACAAGACCTGGATGAAACTCATGTCTTTGTATTAGCTGAGTTGGTCAACTTCCTCCAGGAGAGAGTGGGAGAGTTAATGGACCAGAACTCATTTCCTATTACTCAGAagtga